The genome window CCCCGGCGAGGCGGAGACCAGACAGGCCCGGTCCGCAGTGCCCGCGCCTGAACCCGGCACCGCGGGGGCCCGAGGCGGAGTGGGCAGCCGATGCACCGCGGGGGCCCGAGGCGCAGTGGGGGCCGGCCCCGCCCGCGAGGGGCGGCGCCGGCCGGAGGGTCATCCGGGCCTCAGGCGCTGCGGGCCACACCCGCATCGGAGAGCGGATGCACGAGCCGGGCCAGCATCTCGCGCGGGCAGACCTGCCGGAACTTCGGCAGGGCGATGTCCCAGTTGCGCAGCATCTCCGCGCCCCGGGCCGAGCCGGTCTCGGCGACATGCTCCTCGACGAGCGCGCGCAGCACGCCCTCCCAATGGGCGGAGGCAAGCGGCTGAACGACGATGCTCTCGGCATTGATGCGATCCTCGAAGGTTCCGTCCTCGTCATAGACGAAGGCCATGCCCCCTGTCATCCCGGCGCCGAAATTGTCGCCCGTGCGGCCGAGGATCACCGTCATGCCCCCGGTCATGTACTCGCAGCCGTTGGAGCCGCAGCCCTCCACCACCACCGTGGCGCCGGAGTTGCGCACGCAGAAGCGCTCGCCGGCGCGGCCGGCGGCGAAGAGCCGGCCCGCCGTCGCCCCGTAGAGCACCGTGTTGCCGATGATGGTGTTCTCATGTGCCACCAGCGGCGACCCCAGCGGCGGGCGCACCACGATGATGCCGCCCGAAAGCCCCTTGCCCACGTAGTCGTTCGCGTCTCCCGACACCTCGATCTTCAGCCCCGGCGCCGCAAAGGCCCCGAGGGACTGGCCGCAGGAGCCGGAGAGCTTCACCGTCAGGTGGTCGGGCTGCAACGGCGAGTTCCGCATGCCGAACTTGCGCACGATATGGCTCGAAACCCGGGTGCCGATGGTGCGATGCGTGTTCTGCACGGCGTAGGAGAGCTGCATCTTCTCCCCGTCCTTGAAGAACGGCTTCGCGTCATCGACGATCTGGGCATCCAGCGTGTCGGGCACCGCGTTGCGCGGGCGCGCGCGGTCGTAGACATGCGCCCCGTCGTCGATCTTGATCAGCATCGGGTTCAGGTCGAGGTCGTCGAGATGCTCCGCGCCGCGGCTCACCTGCGCGAGCAGGTCGGCCCGGCCGATCACCTCGTCGAGAGAGCGCGCGCCGAGCTGGGCCAGCAGTTCGCGCACCTCCTGGGCGTAGAAGGTGATGAGGTTCACCACCTTCTCCGCCGTGCCGGTGAACTTCTTGCGCAGAGCCTCGTCCTGCACGCAGACCCCCACCGGGCAGGTGTTGGACTGGCACTGGCGCACCATGATGCAGCCCATGGAGATGAGCGCCGCGGTGCCGATGCCGTATTCCTCGGCCCCCATCATCGCGGCGATGACGATGTCGCGGCCGGTGCGCAGCCCGCCATCGGTGCGCAGGGTCACCCGCTCGCGCAGGTTGTTCATCGCCAGCACCTGATGCGCCTCGGTGAGGCCCATCTCCCAGGGGAGACCGGCGTACTTGATGGAGGTCTGCGGGCTGGCACCGGTGCCGCCGTTATGGCCCGAGATCAGGATGACATCGGCCTTCGCCTTCGCCACGCCGGCCGCGATGGTGCCCACGCCGGAGGAGCTCACCAGCTTCACGCAGACCTTCGCATCGGGGTTGATCTGCTTCAGGTCGTAGATGAGCTGCGCGAGATCCTCGATCGAGTAGATGTCATGGTGCGGCGGCGGCGAGATCAGCGTCACGCCGGGCGTGGAATGCCGCAGCTTGGCGATGAGCTCGGTCACCTTGAAGCCGGGCAACTGGCCGCCCTCGCCGGGCTTCGCGCCCTGCGCCACCTTGATCTCCAGCTCCTGGCACTGGTTGAGGTATTCCGCCGTGACGCCGAAGCGCCCGGAGGCCACCTGCTTGATCTTGGCCGAGGGGTTGTCGCCGTTGGGCTCGGGCACGAAATGCTCCGGGCTCTCGCCGCCCTCGCCCGAATCGGACTTCGCGCCGATACGGTTCATCGCGACGTTGAGCGTCTTGTGCGCCTCAGGGGAAAGCGCGCCGAGCGACATGCCGGGCGTGACGAACCGCTTGCGGATGGCGGTGATGCTCTCCACCTCCTCCAGAGGCACGGGCTTGCCCAGCGGCTTGAAGTCCAGCAGGTCGCGCAGGTGGATCGGCGGGCGGGTGCGCATCGCGGCGGAGTATTTCTTCCAGGTCTCGAAGGAGCCCCGGTCGCAGGCCGACTGCAGCATGTGCATCATCTGCGCGCCCCAGGCATGCGCCTCGCCGGACTTGCGGGCCTTGTAGATGCCGCCGATGGGCAGCATGTCCACGCCCTCGCGCCAGGCGCGCGCGTGCACGCCCGACACCTTCTGGAAGATGCCGGCGATGCCGATGCCGGAGATGCGCGAATGCATGCCGGGGAAGAACTCCGCCACCATGGCGCGCGAGAGGCCCACGGCCTCGAAGTTGCGCCCGCCGCGGTAGGAGGAGATCACCGAGATGCCCATCTTCGACATGATCTTGAGCAGGCCCTGGTCGATGGCCGTGCGGTAGCGGGCCATGGCCTGCTTCAGGGTCATGTCCAGCAGGCCGCGCTCGATGCGGTCCGCCAGCGTGTCCTGCGCCAGATAGGCGTTCACCGTGGTGGCACCGCAGCCGATGAGCACGGCGAAGTAGTGGCTGTCGATGCATTCCGCCGCCCGCACGGTGAGCGAGCAGAAGGTGCGCAGCCCCTTGGACACCAGCCAGGAATGCACGGCGGAGGTGGCGAGGATCATCGGCAGGCCGATGCGGTCCGCGCCCTGGGCCTCGTCGGTGAGGATGATGTGCCCGGCGCCGGCGCGCACGGCCTCCTCCGCCTCGGTGCGGATGCGGTCGAGCGCCTCGCGCATGTCGGCGTCCGAGCCGTCGGCGGGGAAGGTGCAGTCCACCGAGCGGGCGCTGTCCCCGAAATAGACCTTCATGCGCTCGAACTGGCCGTTGGTCACGAACGGGCTCTCGAGCGAGAGGATCTCGGTCTGCGAGCCGTCCTGGTCCAGCACGTTCTTGAGGTTGCCGAAGCGCGTCTTGAGCGACATCACCCGGTCCTCGCGCAGGCTGTCGATCGGCGGGTTCGTCACCTGGGAGAAGTTCTGCCGGAAGAAATGGCTCAGCGGCCGGTACTTGTCCGACAGCACGGCGGAGGGCGTGTCGTCGCCCATGGAGCCGATGGCCTCCTTCGCGTCCTCGGCCATGGGCACGAGGATCATCTCCACCTCCTCGATGGAGTAGCCGGCGGCGATCTGGCGCTGGCGCAGCTCGTGGCCCGCATGGGTGGCGGCCTCGTGCTCCACCTCCACCAGCTCCTCCAGGTCGGTGACGGATTTCACCCACTCGGAGAACGGGCGCGAGGCGGCGAGTTCATCCTTGATCTCGGCATCGCGCAGCAGGATGCCGCGGCTCATGTCCACCGCGATCATCTGGCCGGGGCCGAGGGCGCCCTTCTCCTTCACCGTGCTCTCGTCCACCGGAACCATGCCGGCCTCCGACCCCGCGATCACCAGCCCGTCGCCGGTGACCACGTAGCGCACCGGGCGCAACCCGTTGCGGTCCGTGCCCGCGCAGACCCAGCGGCCGTCGGTCATCGCCAGGGCGGCCGGGCCGTCCCAGGGCTCCATCACGGAGTTGGAATAGGAGTACATGTCGCGCCAGGCGTCGGGCATCGAGGTGGCGTGCTTCGACCAGGCCTCGGGCACCAGCATGGTCTTGGCCATCGGCGCCGGCCGGCCGGCCCGCACCATCACCTCGAACACCGCGTCGAGCGCCGCGGAATCCGACGACCCCGCGGTGACGATCGGCTTGATGTCCTCCGCCAGCTCCCCGAACGTGGCCGAGGCCATGCGGATCTCGTGGGAGCGCATCCAGTTCAGGTTGCCCTTCAGCGTGTTGATCTCGCCGTTGTGGGCGAGCATGCGGAAGGGCTGCGCCAGCCACCATTCCGGGAAGGTGTTGGTGGAATAGCGCTGGTGGTAGATGGCGAAGGAGGAGATGAACCGGTCATCCTGCAGGTCGGGGTAGAACACCGACACCTGCTCGGCCAGCATCATGCCCTTGTAGATCACCGAGCGGCAGGAGAGCGAGCACAGGTAGAGCCCGCGCACCTGGGCGGCCACGGCCGCCTTCTCGATGCGGCGGCGGATGACGTAGAGCTCCCGCTCGAAGGTTTCCTCGTCCACGCCCTTCACGTTGGAGATCAGGATCTGCTCGATCTCGGGCCGGGTGGCGTTCGCCTTCACCCCGAGGCACGAGACATCCACCGGCACGTGGCGCCAGCCGTAGATGTAATAGCCCATGCGCAGGACTTCCGTCTCCACGATGGTCCGGCAGGTTTCCTGGGCGGAGAAATCGTTGCGCGGCAGGAACACCATGCCGACGGCGATCAGCGCCTCGGAGGGCTCATGGCCGGTGCGGCGGATCTGCTCGCGGAAGAACTCCGTGGGGATCTCCACATGGATGCCGGCGCCGTCGCCGGTCTTGCCGTCGGCGTCCACCGCACCGCGGTGCCAGAGCGCCTGCAGCGCGGCGATGCCGTTCTGGACGACCTGCCGGCGCGGCTTGCCGTCGATGGCCACGACGAGGCCCACGCCGCAGGAGGCGTGTTCGTCGTCTTCCCGGTAGAGACCGGTCTCGGCGAGGCGCTTGCGCTTCGCGTCATACTCCGCGGCCCATTCGGCGTCAGTGCGGGTCATGGCTGGTCTCCTCTCAGAAACGGGCGGCCCCTCCGGGGCGTTGACATCCAGGGCCGGCGGGGCCGGCGCTGTAACGGGGAGCCGGCAGGGCCGGCAGGTGGTCCGATGCCGGCAGGGCCGGCGGGTTGTCCGATGCCGGCAGGGCCGGCGGGTTGTCCGATGCCGGCAGGGCCGGCGGGCAGTCAGAAACCGGCAGGGCCGGGAGGCAATCGCGCCCCGGCCAGGCCGGGGCGGGTCTCGGTCCCGGCAAAGCCGGGGAGAGGCGATCCGCCGGCGGGGCCGGGGGTATCCGGCCTGCCGGCGGTGTACAGCCTGCCGGCGGGGCCGGCGGTGTGCCGTCTGCCGGCAGGGCCGGCGGTGCGCAGTCTGCCGGCGGGGCCGGCGGTGCGCAGTCTGCCGGCGGGGCCGGCGGTGCGCAGTCTGCCGGCGGGGCCGGCGGTGTCCGGTCTTCCGGCGGGGCCGGCGGTGTCCGGTCTTCCGGCGGGGCCGGCTCGGCTCGGTCCGCCGGCGGGGCCGGCGTACCCCGGCCTGCCGAGGGCCCCGGCACGGCCTGCCTTGCAGGCTGCGCCGGCAACCTTCCGCCTGCCGGTGCCGCGCGGCCCCGGGGTGGACCGGTGCGCGGCAGGCTCAGCCGAGGGTGGCGAAATGCGCCTGGGCCTCGGCCGCGGTCATGCGTTTCAGATCGCCTGCCAGGGCGTAGGCCCCGGCGGTGCGGTCGTGGAAGATCTCGCGGGCCAGCTTCAGGCCGTCCAGCGAATCGAGCGTGCCCACGCCCACGTGCCACTGCCCGGCCTGCACGCCCGCCGTGATGCGGTAGAACAGGCCGGAGCCGCAGAGTTCGCAGAAGCCCCGCGCGCCCCGGTCCGAGGAGGCGAACCACTTCAGGCTGTCGCCCGACACCGCGAGGTCATCCTTCTCCACCGTCAGCGCCAGGGTGACACTGCCGGTCCAGGTGCGACAGGTGTCGCAGTGGCACGCCCCGAACGTGGCGCCGCTGCGGAACACCTCGTAGGTGACGGACCTGCACAGACAGCCTCCGGTGCGGCGCATCGTCGGCCCCTACTGTGCCGCGACACGCGCCGCGGCGGCGGTGAAATGCGTGAGGATGCTCTCCGCGGCCTCACGGCCATCCCGGATCGCCCAGACCACCAGCGACGCGCCGCGCACGATGTCGCCGACGGCGAAGACACCCTCGAGGCTGGTCTGGTGGGTGCGGAAATCGGCCTTGATGGTGCCCCAGCGGGTGGTTTCCAGCCCGGCGGTGCCCCAGAGCTTCGGCAGGTCCTCCGGCTCGAAGCCGAGCGCCTTGACCACCAGTTCCGCATCCTCGGTGTAATCCGCGCCGGGGATCTCCTCCGGCGAGCGCCGGCCGGAGGCATCGGGCGAGCCCAGCCGCATCTTCGCCACGCGCACGCCGGACACCGAGCCCTGGCCGGTGAAGCCGCGCGGCGCGGCGAGCCAGACGAACTCGACCCCCTCCTCCTCGGCGTTCTGCGTCTCGCGCTGGGAGCCGGGCATGTTCGCCCGGTCGCGGCGGTAGAGGCATTTCACCGAGGTGGCGCCCTGACGGATGGCGGTGCGCACGCAGTCCATCGCCGTGTCGCCGCCGCCAATGACGACCACGCGCTTGCCGGCGGCGTTCAGCTCGCCGCTGTCATACTCCGGCACCTCGTCGCCAAAGCCGACGCGGTTGGAGGCGGTGAGATAGTCGATGGCGCGCACGATGCCGCCCAGCCCCGCGCCGGGCCCGCCCAGGTCGCGCGACTTGTAGACGCCGGTGGCGATGAGCACGGCGTCATGCGTCTCGCGGATCCGGGCGAAGGAGATGTCCTCGCCCACGGTGCAGTTCATCACGAAGGTCACACCCGCGGCCTCGAGCTGCGCGATGCGGCGCAGCACGATGTCCTTCTCCAGCTTGAAGCCGGGGATGCCGTAGGTCATCAGCCCGCCGCCGCGGTCATACCGGTCATAGACGGTGACCTGCACGCCGCGCTTGCGCAGCTGCTCGGCCGCCGCCAGCCCTCCGGGCCCGGCGCCGATGATGCCCACGCTCTCCCCGCGCTCGGCCAGCGGCGCGATCGGCCTCACCCAGCCCTCCGTCCAGGCGGTGTCGGTGAGGTATTTCTCGACCGACCCGATGGTGACGGTGCCGTGCCCGGACTGCTCGATGACGCAATTGCCCTCGCACAGGCGGTCCTGCGGGCAGATGCGGCCGCAGATCTCGGGGAAGGTGTTCGTGGCCTGGGAAAGCTCGTAGGCCTCCTGCAGGCGGCCCTCGGCGGTAAGCCGCAGCCAGTCGGGGATGTTGTTGTGCAACGGACAATGCGTCTGGCAATAGGGCACGCCGCATTGCGAGCAGCGGCCGGCCTGTTCGGCGGCCTTCTCGGCCGCATAGGCCTGATAGATCTCGCCGAAATCCTCGGTGCGCTCGTCCGCGGTGCGCTTCTCCGGCATGGACCGGGGGACGGTCACGAATTTCAACATACGGGTCTGGGCCATGGCCTTTGCCTCCCTGCCTGAAGATGCGCAGCCCGAACCATACCGCTCACGGCAGTTCCGGACGCAGGAAGGAATATCCGCTGTCTCACCGGAATAAAAGTCAGCAAGGCTGACCTATAATCGATTATCTTGCCCGACCCGGACCCTTCAGCAGAGATTTCGGGGAAAACAAGGTCAGCTTTGCTTACCTAACCCTGATTTCCAGCCGGTTCACCCCTCATCCGACGACCGTCAGCGCCACCAGTGCCGCTGTTCCGACGATGATTCGCCACCAGCCGAAAATGCCGTATCCGTGCCGCGACACGAAGCCGAGAAGGGAGCGTACCACGAAAATCCCCGCGATGAGAGCGGCAATGAAGCCCACGGCGATCACCTCGACATCGCTGGCCGCCAGAACGTCACGGTTCTTCATGAGGTCGTAGGCGAAGGCGCCGGTCATCGTGGGCATGGAGAGGAAGAAGGAGAATTCCGCCGCCGAGCGCTTGTCGGCCCCGAGAAGCAGCGCGCCCACGATGGTCGAGCCGGAGCGCGACACGCCGGGGATCATCGCGAGACACTGGATCACCCCGATCTTGAAGGCGAGCCCGAGCGGAAAGTCCATCACGTCGTGATAGCGCGGCCGCAGCGGCATCCGGTCGACGACGACCAGGACGATCCCGCCCAGGATCAGCATGATGGCGATGAGCATCGGTGTCTCGAACAGCACCGTCTTGATGAAATCATGCGCCAGCACCCCGATCACCACAGCCGGGAGGAAGGCGAGCAGCACCGCGACGATGAAGCGCTGCGCCTTCGGGTCTCGCGGGGCGGTGACCACGAGAGTCCAGAGCTTCGCGGCGTAGACACTGAGCACCGCGAGGATCGCGCCCAGCTGGATCAGCACCTCGAAGGCCTTGCCGGTGCTGTGAAATCCGAGGAAGTGCCCTGCGAGGAGGATATGCCCGGTGGACGACACCGGGATGAATTCCGTCAGGCCTTCAAGCACGCCGAGAAGGGCCGCCTGAATCAGGGTCTGGTCAGCCATGCGTGCTCCGCGGGCTAAAATGTTACGTTATGGAAATCAGTCCTGCACCCGGAGGTTGCGGGCGGAATCGGTAATCTCGGTATACTGGCCCTGCGGACGGTAGGCGTAAAGGTAATCCTCGAGAACGCTGCCCATCGGGGTGGGGGTGATGCCCAGTTCGGCGAAGCCCTTCGCCCCCTCGGAGACCACGTTGTCCCGTGCGAGAAGCTTCACCTGGTCCACGGTGATCATCCGGTTGGGCACCAGCCCGAGGCTGAGCGTCTCCACCAGGCCGAGCGCGCCGGCCTGCATCCGGGCGAGGCCCATCGGCAGCGACACCAGCGGGCGCTTGCGCCGCACCAGAACCAGCATGCGCTCCATCAGCGCGCGGAAGGTCTCGACCTCCGGCCCGCCGAGCTCGTAGACGCCCGGGGCGGTGGACCGGTCCACCGCCTTCACCGCCGCGGCGGCCACGTCATCGACATAGACCGGCTGGAATTTCGTGCCGCCGCCCACCAGCGGCAGCACCGGGTACATCCGCGCCATGGCGGCGAAGCGGTTGAAGAAGGAATCCTCGGCGCCGAACACGATGGAGGGGCGCAGGATCACCGCCTCCGGGAAGGCGGCGGTCACCGCGGCCTCGCCGGCGGCCTTGGAGCGGGCATAGGCGCTGTCGCTCTGCGCGTCGGCGCCGATGGCGGAGATGTGCACCATCCGCGCGACACCGGCCGCCTTCGCCAGCCGCGCGATGCGCCCGGCCCCCTCGGCCTGCACGCCGTCGAAGCTCTGCCGGCTGTCGGGATAGAGGATGCCCACGCAGTTCACCACGGCATCGGCGCCGGCGATGGCACGGGCCACGGACGCCTCGTCGCGGATGTTGGCCTGCACGGGTTCGACCTGCCCCACATTGCCGTAGGGCCGCACGAAATGCGCCTCGTTCGGGCGCCGCACGGCCACGCGCACGCGCCAGCCGTCCCGCGCCATGCGCCGGGCGATGTAGCGCCCGACAAAGCCGGAGCCGCCGAAAATGGTCACGAGGGGGACAGATCTGGTCATGGGCCTCTCCATGCTGGTCCCCCGCAGGGAGGGATCTGGCTCAACCGGGCTTAGCGCAACCCGCAGGCCCGTTCAATATCGCTTTGCGGCAGTGCACCGCCATCGCCTTGCAAGGCCACACATATCCTGTTCGGCGGGCGGGCGCACGCCGAGATCTGCCGCGTTCGGCCGGGGCCGCGCCGGCACGGGTGTGGTGATAGGCCCGAGATGGTTTCCATCCGGTTGCCACGCGGGCCCGGCGCCGCGCCCCGGGGCACCGCCCCGATCCGCGCCCGGCAAGGGCCGCGCAGCCCCCTTCGCACGCCGGAGGGTCTCACCCGACCGCCACCATGCGCGCCTCGCCCCCGCGCCCGGCCGGAGAGGATGCCCGGCCCGGACGGCTTTTCCCCGCCGGCAATGCCTGCGGGCGTAGCCGTGCCGCGCCGCCATGCGGGTCCCCTTCCGGCCCCGCAACGCGCGCGGGCTTCGGGCGCCGCGCGGCCCGGCGGACCGGTTTCGCGTGGCCGCGCACCGGCGGACGTGCCCGGCCCGGGCCGGCGGAACGGGGCTCCGGACAGCCATCTTGCAAGCGGCTGCAAAAAGGCTGAATTCGGCCGTTGACAACCCTCCCGCCCCCCTTTAGATACCCCGCCACGACACCTGCCCAGGTGGCGGAATTGGTAGACGCGCTGGCTTCAGGTGCCAGTGCCCTAACGGGCGTGGAAGTTCGAGTCTTCTCCTGGGCACCAACTCTCTCGCCGCACTTGCGACGGCGAAGGAGAGGGGAAAAAATGTCAGTTACTCTCTACCAGGGTGACGTGCCGGACGAACTGGACCTTGGTCCGGTCGTGGCGATCGATACAGAGACCATGGGGCTTGTCCCCGGCCGCGACCGGCTTTGCGTGGTGCAGCTCTCCTCCGGAGACGGCAACGCGCATGTGGTGCAGGTCGCGCCGGGCCAGACCGAGGCCCCGAACCTTTCCCGAATGCTCGCGAATCCCGAACAGCTAAAGCTGTTCCATTACGGCCGCTTCGACATTGCCATGCTCGAGCGCGCCTTCGGCGTGCGGGCGGCGCCGGTCTACTGCACGAAGATCGCCTCGAAGCTGGTTCGCACCTATACTGACCGTCACGGACTGAAGAATCTCACCCATGAGCTGATCGGGGTGGACATCTCCAAGGCCCAGCAGTCGAGCGACTGGGGCGCCCCGGAGCTGACGCAAGCACAGCTCGACTATGCCGCGTCGGACGTGCTCTACCTGCACCGCCTGCGCGACGTCCTCGACATCCGGCTGGCACGCGAAGGCCGGACCGGGCTGGCCCGGGCCGCGTTCGACTTCCTGCCCTTCCGGGCGGCGCTCGACCTCGCGGGCTGGCCCGAGACCGACATCTTCGCGCATTGAGGAAGTGAGGCTCCGCGTGGACCAGCAGACTCCCCCACCGGCCCGGGCCGGCCGGCTCGACACCGCCGGGCTCATGGCCGCGGGGCGGCGCGTGCTCACCCTGGAGGGCGAGGCGCTCAGCCGCTTCGCCGGCACGCTCGACGAGAGCTTCGCCCGGGCCGTGGAGCTGATGCTGCGCGCCCGCGGGCGGGTGATCGTGAGCGGCATGGGCAAGTCGGGCCACGTCGCGCGCAAGATCACCGCCACGCTCGCCTCCACCGGCACGCCGGCGCAGTTCGTCCACCCGGCGGAGGCCAGCCACGGCGACCTCGGCATGGTCACACGCTCCGACGTGGTGCTGCTGCTGTCCAATTCGGGCGAGACGACGGAGCTTGCCGACCTCATCGAGCACACCCGCCGCTTCCACATTCCGCTCATCGGGGTGGCGAGCCGGCCGGAAAGCACGCTGCTGCGCGCCGCCGACGTGGCGCTGCATCTGCCGCGCGCCGACGAGGCCTGCCCGAACGGCCTCGCCCCCACCACCTCCACCACCCTCACCATGGCGCTGGGAGACGCGCTGGCCGTGGCGCTGATGGAGACGCGGGACTTCCGCTCGGAGCATTTCCACGTCTTCCATCCGGCCGGGCGGCTGGGCCAGCAGCTTGTCCGGGTGTCGGGCCTGATGCATTCCGGCGAGGACCTGCCGCTGGTCTCCCCCGACACGCCGATGTCCGAGGCGCTCATCGTGATGACGCAGAAGGGCTTCGGCGCGCTCGGCGTGCTGAGCGAGGGCCGGCTGGCCGGGGTGATCACCGACGGTGACCTCCGGCGCAACATGACCGGCCTGCTGGAGCGGCGCGCCGGAGACGTGATGAACCTGCGCCCCACCACGATCAGCCCGGAGAGCTTCGCCGCCGAGGCGATGGGCATCATGAACGCCCGCTCCATCACCACGCTCTTCGTGGTGGGCGAGGACAAGGCGCCGATCGGCATCCTGCACGTGCATGACTGCCTGCGCGCCGGGCTGGGCTGAGGCATGGCCCGCCGCCGGCTCGGCCGATATTCGCGCACGGTCCGCTTCCTGCGAATCGGCCTGCCCCTGCTCGCCATCGCGATGATGAGCTCGGTCTTCCTGATCCAGGAGGATGATTTCGTCGGCGGCATCGAGTTCTCCGCCTCCGACATCCAGGCGCTCGGCGAGGGCCTGCGGCTGACCAACCCGAACTTCTCCGGCACCACAGATGCGGGCGAGCCCTACATGGTGCGCGCCGAATGGGCCCAGCCCGACAGCCCGAACCCCAGCAAGATCACCCTCCACGACCTCACCGCGCAGATCGACCTGGACGGCGGCCGCAAGGTGACGCTGGCGGCGCAGGACGGCGTCATGCGCCCGGATGACCAGCACGTGACATTGACGGGAGCGGTGGAAATGACCACATCGGACGGATATGTCGCCCGGACGGAGCTTGCGGAAGCAGATATCAGCAAGCGCCTCGTGACTGCCCCCGGTAAGGTGAGCGCCAGTGGCCCGCTGGGGTCCATCGAGGCCGGCAGCATGCACATCACCCGCCCCGACGCCGACGGGGAGGCACCAGCCTCGGGCAACGAGATGGTTTTGTTTGGAAACGGTGTCCGGGTCGTATACCGTCCGGCACAACAGAAAGCTCCGTCGGACAAGGAGTGAGGGACGTGACTATGCCCGCTATTCGCCATGTGATGATCGGAGCTGCGGCCTTCGCGGCCTGCCTGATGGCCCAGATCGCCGCCGCCCAGCAGACGACCGGTGGCGGTGCCGCGGCAGGCCCGGCCCCGGCGGCACAGCCCGCGGAGACCACCGGCCTCGGCGGCGCGAACTCGCCCTTCGGCTCGTTCAAGCACGATTCCACCCTGCCCATCGAGATCACCTCCGAGAGCCTGTCGGTGAACCAGGCCACGAAGGTTGCCACCTTCCAGGGCGAGGTCGTGGCCGGCCAGGGCACGATGCGCCTCACCGCGCAGCAGATGGAGATCTTCTACGACGGCACGCCCCAGTCCGGCACCAGCTCGGACACCGGCTCCATCCGCCTGATGAGGGCGACCGGCGACGTGTTCCTCTCCAACGGCTCGGAAGCCGCGAAGGGCAAGTCGGCGGAATACGACGTGGCCAAGGGGGTCATCACCCTCGGCGGCGGCGTCGTGCTCACCCAGGGGGACAACGCGATCAGCGGCGAGAGCCTGTGGATCGACCTGAACTCCGGCGTGGGCGAGATCAAGGGCCGGGTGAAGACCGTCTTCCAGCCCGGCTCGAACAACTGAAGCCGCCTGCGGGGCACAACGCATGGACCAGACCACACTCAAGTCGCCGGGCCCCCGGCTCGAACTCGCCAGTGAGTCG of Paroceanicella profunda contains these proteins:
- a CDS encoding ribonuclease D — translated: MSVTLYQGDVPDELDLGPVVAIDTETMGLVPGRDRLCVVQLSSGDGNAHVVQVAPGQTEAPNLSRMLANPEQLKLFHYGRFDIAMLERAFGVRAAPVYCTKIASKLVRTYTDRHGLKNLTHELIGVDISKAQQSSDWGAPELTQAQLDYAASDVLYLHRLRDVLDIRLAREGRTGLARAAFDFLPFRAALDLAGWPETDIFAH
- a CDS encoding KpsF/GutQ family sugar-phosphate isomerase, producing MAAGRRVLTLEGEALSRFAGTLDESFARAVELMLRARGRVIVSGMGKSGHVARKITATLASTGTPAQFVHPAEASHGDLGMVTRSDVVLLLSNSGETTELADLIEHTRRFHIPLIGVASRPESTLLRAADVALHLPRADEACPNGLAPTTSTTLTMALGDALAVALMETRDFRSEHFHVFHPAGRLGQQLVRVSGLMHSGEDLPLVSPDTPMSEALIVMTQKGFGALGVLSEGRLAGVITDGDLRRNMTGLLERRAGDVMNLRPTTISPESFAAEAMGIMNARSITTLFVVGEDKAPIGILHVHDCLRAGLG
- the lptC gene encoding LPS export ABC transporter periplasmic protein LptC; translated protein: MARRRLGRYSRTVRFLRIGLPLLAIAMMSSVFLIQEDDFVGGIEFSASDIQALGEGLRLTNPNFSGTTDAGEPYMVRAEWAQPDSPNPSKITLHDLTAQIDLDGGRKVTLAAQDGVMRPDDQHVTLTGAVEMTTSDGYVARTELAEADISKRLVTAPGKVSASGPLGSIEAGSMHITRPDADGEAPASGNEMVLFGNGVRVVYRPAQQKAPSDKE
- a CDS encoding LptA/OstA family protein, with translation MPAIRHVMIGAAAFAACLMAQIAAAQQTTGGGAAAGPAPAAQPAETTGLGGANSPFGSFKHDSTLPIEITSESLSVNQATKVATFQGEVVAGQGTMRLTAQQMEIFYDGTPQSGTSSDTGSIRLMRATGDVFLSNGSEAAKGKSAEYDVAKGVITLGGGVVLTQGDNAISGESLWIDLNSGVGEIKGRVKTVFQPGSNN